The proteins below come from a single Gimesia alba genomic window:
- the mprF gene encoding bifunctional lysylphosphatidylglycerol flippase/synthetase MprF, translated as MLHRLKKLAPLVVITIFMGAIWLLSKELKHYDLHQIRSAVAHIPAWRLWAAAGLTIFNYLILIGYDYLAVRAIQHPLPLRKISLASFTGFVISYNFGALLGGTSVRYRLYSAWGLSAVEILQLVIMLGTTYWIGVFALAGAVFILHPFPVPASLHLPFVNVQSIGYGLLAVAAVYAALPFIRKSPIAVKGIEFHFPKTSMTLLQLLVSAVDLMLVGAIVYTLLAPDLTIGYPEFLGMFLLATVAVVLSHVPGGVGVFELVILTLVASPSSAKILAGLLVFRVIYYLIPLFIAIIMLGLHELSLQHGLATRVVQKVNRWSVSVTPLVLSWCTLLAGAVLLFSGSTPIVKARLAHLQHTIPLPLVEVSHFIGSLIGAALLVLARGLQRRLDSAWWLITSLLGLGVIVSLLKGFDYEEAILLALIMIALFVSRKQYYRKGTLIHARFSLAWTSTILVIVICSIWLGLFAYKHVDYSNELWWVFTFKGNASRFMRGSIGAVIFLLLFALSKLIAAHKPRSQVPTASELAAVTEIVKAAPKTSPYLALLGDKSLLLNEQQTAFLMYGVQKRSWITFGDPVGPEEERAELIWQFRELVDRYDGWPVFYQVEPENLSLYLDQGMSILKLGEEARVPLEAFDIAGSSRKKLRQTVNHCHKEQCEFSIIPVDQVPGSLPELKQISDAWLKTKKVSEKGFSLGYFDEDYLKQFPIAVVKQNGKTVAFANVLEGADKEELSVDLMRYLPEAPASVMEYLFIELLLWGKQEGYAWFNFGMAPLSGMQNRPLAPVWNRTANLIFRHGDHFYHFEGLRSYKEKFDPVWTPKYLASPGGLALPHILTDIVALIAKPHSDLTGTSPHGPLG; from the coding sequence ATGCTTCATCGTCTCAAAAAACTTGCACCTCTGGTCGTCATCACAATATTCATGGGAGCAATCTGGCTGCTCTCCAAAGAGTTGAAGCATTACGACCTGCACCAGATCCGTTCTGCCGTTGCTCATATTCCGGCCTGGCGTCTCTGGGCAGCCGCTGGTTTAACGATTTTCAACTATCTGATTCTCATCGGCTATGATTATCTCGCAGTACGCGCCATTCAACATCCGCTGCCGCTCCGCAAGATCTCACTGGCTTCGTTTACCGGCTTCGTCATCAGTTATAATTTTGGCGCTCTGCTCGGGGGAACGTCCGTCCGATACCGTCTCTATTCCGCCTGGGGGCTTTCGGCAGTCGAAATTCTGCAGCTCGTGATCATGCTGGGCACAACCTATTGGATTGGCGTGTTTGCCTTAGCCGGTGCCGTGTTCATTTTACATCCTTTTCCTGTCCCGGCATCATTACACTTACCATTCGTAAACGTTCAATCGATCGGGTATGGCCTGCTGGCTGTCGCCGCCGTTTATGCAGCCCTACCCTTCATTCGCAAATCGCCGATTGCAGTCAAAGGCATTGAATTTCACTTTCCCAAAACCAGCATGACTCTGCTGCAACTTCTGGTTTCCGCGGTAGACCTGATGCTGGTCGGCGCCATAGTTTACACCTTGTTAGCACCTGACCTGACGATCGGCTATCCGGAATTCCTGGGAATGTTTCTCTTGGCGACGGTGGCCGTGGTTCTGTCTCACGTTCCCGGCGGCGTGGGTGTTTTTGAGCTTGTCATTTTAACTCTGGTTGCTTCCCCGTCGTCAGCAAAAATCCTGGCTGGCTTGCTGGTATTCCGAGTCATTTACTACCTGATCCCGCTCTTCATCGCGATTATCATGCTGGGATTGCACGAACTTTCTCTGCAACACGGGCTGGCAACGCGGGTTGTTCAAAAAGTGAATCGCTGGTCTGTCTCTGTGACTCCCCTGGTTCTCTCCTGGTGCACGCTCCTGGCGGGAGCGGTCTTACTCTTTTCAGGCTCCACTCCCATTGTTAAAGCACGACTCGCGCACCTGCAGCATACAATCCCCCTGCCGCTCGTCGAAGTCTCCCATTTTATCGGCAGCCTGATTGGTGCCGCACTCCTGGTACTCGCACGCGGCCTGCAACGACGACTTGATTCCGCCTGGTGGTTAATCACCTCATTACTGGGACTCGGCGTGATCGTCTCGCTCTTAAAAGGCTTTGATTACGAAGAAGCAATCCTGCTGGCTTTGATCATGATCGCGCTTTTTGTCAGTCGCAAACAGTATTATCGTAAGGGGACTTTGATCCACGCACGATTCAGCCTGGCCTGGACCAGCACGATTCTGGTAATTGTCATTTGCTCGATCTGGCTCGGTCTGTTTGCCTACAAGCACGTTGATTACTCAAATGAACTCTGGTGGGTCTTTACTTTCAAAGGAAACGCATCCCGCTTTATGCGCGGCAGTATTGGTGCTGTCATCTTTCTTTTGTTATTTGCACTATCAAAACTAATCGCCGCACATAAACCCCGTTCTCAAGTACCAACGGCAAGCGAACTGGCTGCTGTCACTGAAATTGTGAAGGCAGCCCCCAAAACATCGCCTTACCTGGCTTTACTGGGAGATAAATCTCTGCTGTTGAACGAACAGCAAACGGCTTTCCTGATGTATGGCGTTCAGAAACGTTCCTGGATCACATTCGGAGATCCTGTGGGTCCCGAAGAGGAGCGCGCCGAACTGATCTGGCAGTTCCGGGAACTGGTCGACCGTTATGACGGTTGGCCTGTGTTCTATCAGGTCGAACCCGAAAACCTCTCCCTCTATCTCGATCAGGGAATGAGCATTCTAAAGCTGGGTGAAGAAGCCCGTGTGCCTCTGGAAGCATTTGATATCGCTGGCAGCAGTCGAAAAAAGCTCAGACAAACAGTCAATCATTGTCATAAAGAACAGTGTGAATTTTCTATCATCCCCGTTGATCAGGTTCCTGGGTCACTTCCCGAATTAAAACAGATCTCGGATGCCTGGTTGAAAACAAAAAAAGTCTCTGAGAAAGGCTTCTCTCTCGGCTATTTTGACGAAGACTATCTCAAACAGTTTCCCATCGCCGTCGTGAAACAAAACGGAAAGACAGTCGCTTTTGCCAATGTCTTGGAGGGAGCAGACAAGGAAGAACTCTCTGTCGACCTCATGAGATATCTGCCAGAAGCACCGGCGAGTGTGATGGAATATCTGTTTATTGAATTACTGCTCTGGGGCAAACAGGAAGGGTATGCCTGGTTCAATTTTGGAATGGCCCCCTTATCGGGAATGCAGAATCGTCCCCTCGCGCCGGTCTGGAACCGGACCGCGAATCTGATCTTTCGACATGGCGACCACTTCTATCACTTTGAAGGGTTACGAAGTTATAAGGAAAAATTCGATCCGGTCTGGACTCCCAAATATCTGGCCTCGCCAGGCGGACTTGCCTTGCCTCATATCCTGACAGACATCGTCGCTTTGATTGCAAAACCTCACTCGGACTTAACAGGGACATCACCTCATGGACCATTGGGATAA
- a CDS encoding YybH family protein, whose translation MNFLLRRTCCGLTLPALLLLIVFDSSVGFAQFQRTPLNGESAPPAPSATQTTVQTSGATQAIKNMAAAFKVAFDQGDAQKVAGFWAPEGEYIEASGKRLVGRAAIQRAYSTYFKKNKGAKIQISVDSVRQIGETLAIEDGRTIVSVPEVAPEYSQYTATHVKRNGQWQIGSIKESAMPAAGSLSGIKDLEWLIGTWVTEDRGITLTTDFSWLPGNKFIERTFYSTMKGAKKVVGKQIIGVDPISGDIMSWTFNTDGSHALGIWVPVENGWAIESRGVTSNGMITSANNILSRIDDNGCRWQSVHRTVNGNPLPDALEVVSKRK comes from the coding sequence ATGAATTTTCTCCTTCGACGGACCTGTTGTGGTCTTACGCTTCCCGCTTTGTTGCTATTGATTGTCTTTGACAGCTCTGTTGGCTTTGCTCAGTTTCAGAGAACTCCTCTGAATGGCGAGTCTGCGCCGCCGGCTCCTTCTGCAACGCAAACGACGGTTCAAACTTCTGGGGCCACGCAGGCCATCAAAAACATGGCAGCTGCATTTAAAGTGGCCTTCGATCAGGGGGATGCCCAGAAAGTAGCTGGTTTCTGGGCTCCGGAGGGTGAGTATATCGAGGCTAGCGGAAAACGGTTGGTCGGACGTGCTGCCATCCAAAGGGCATACTCAACCTATTTCAAGAAAAACAAGGGAGCGAAAATTCAAATCTCTGTCGATTCTGTTCGTCAGATTGGTGAAACTCTGGCGATTGAGGATGGTCGGACGATCGTATCGGTTCCTGAAGTGGCGCCCGAGTATAGCCAATATACAGCCACACATGTGAAGCGTAATGGACAATGGCAAATTGGCAGCATCAAAGAATCAGCAATGCCTGCGGCCGGTTCTCTTTCCGGAATCAAAGATCTCGAGTGGCTGATTGGGACCTGGGTTACCGAAGACAGAGGCATCACATTAACCACAGACTTTAGCTGGTTGCCCGGCAATAAGTTTATTGAGCGGACTTTCTATTCGACCATGAAAGGTGCAAAAAAAGTAGTGGGAAAACAGATTATCGGCGTCGATCCCATTTCCGGTGACATCATGTCCTGGACGTTCAATACCGATGGTAGCCATGCTCTGGGAATCTGGGTTCCCGTAGAGAACGGTTGGGCCATCGAATCGCGGGGAGTCACCAGTAACGGAATGATTACCAGTGCGAATAACATCCTTTCCAGGATTGATGACAACGGCTGCCGCTGGCAATCGGTGCATCGCACTGTGAATGGAAATCCGTTACCCGACGCACTGGAAGTTGTCTCCAAACGAAAATAG
- a CDS encoding arylsulfatase yields the protein MNSTMLSHLKMRFILSIAVTFAGLNHLQNAWCAETQSQRPNILLIVADDLGYSDLGCFGGEIETPQLDSLAAKGVRLTQFYNTGRCCPSRGSIMTGQYPHRIGLGHMTRNLNQRGYQGHIADEAITVAQILQQGGYRTFLSGKWHLGTEDPTKLGFEEFYGTLVSAKTFWDVDHFTRLPASRATHTYPKGEFYGTDAVTDYAIDFLRMGRRTPDQPWFLYLAYNAPHFPLHAPKEDILKYADRYHVGWDQIRKQRLARMKELKIVPPETKLSPRSRYWDWGESEARVNPAWDSLPTDRRGDLARRMAIFAAMVDRMDRNIGRVLTSLRQNNELENTLIIFTSDNGACAEWDPHGFDIRSSRNNTLYWGDQLDKMGGPDTHHSVGSGWANASNTPWRLYKHYNHEGGIASPGIIHWPRQVKQTGTLVSTPAHIIDIVPTLLEVSEVSYPKKWDGQSTLPLPGKSLIPQINGKQQTERTLYFEHQGNRAIREGRWKLSALRGGDWELYDLSQDRTELNDLAEQRPELVNQLAQKWNVWAKENFVLPFPKDYRIDYLAPLKE from the coding sequence ATGAACTCAACAATGCTGTCTCATCTGAAGATGAGATTCATCCTCTCGATTGCCGTTACCTTCGCTGGCTTAAATCATCTTCAAAATGCATGGTGTGCCGAAACCCAATCTCAGCGTCCTAACATCCTGCTGATCGTCGCCGACGATTTAGGCTATAGTGACCTGGGTTGCTTCGGCGGTGAAATTGAAACACCACAACTTGATTCGCTGGCTGCCAAGGGAGTCCGTTTAACTCAGTTTTATAATACAGGGCGCTGCTGCCCTTCCCGTGGTTCGATTATGACTGGACAATATCCTCATCGAATCGGACTCGGGCATATGACACGTAACCTCAACCAACGAGGCTATCAGGGACACATTGCCGATGAAGCCATCACCGTTGCACAAATTCTGCAGCAGGGTGGCTACCGAACCTTTCTCTCAGGGAAATGGCATCTGGGAACGGAAGACCCGACCAAGCTCGGCTTTGAAGAGTTTTACGGAACGCTGGTCAGTGCGAAAACGTTCTGGGATGTCGATCATTTCACAAGGCTGCCTGCCTCTCGGGCCACGCACACATATCCCAAAGGGGAGTTTTATGGAACCGACGCCGTCACCGATTATGCGATCGATTTCCTGCGGATGGGCAGGCGAACTCCAGATCAACCCTGGTTCCTGTACCTGGCCTATAATGCGCCGCACTTCCCATTGCATGCTCCCAAAGAGGATATTCTCAAATATGCAGACCGCTATCATGTCGGCTGGGATCAAATCCGAAAGCAAAGACTGGCGCGCATGAAAGAGTTGAAAATCGTTCCGCCGGAAACCAAACTTTCTCCCCGCTCTCGCTACTGGGACTGGGGGGAATCAGAGGCACGCGTGAACCCGGCCTGGGATTCATTACCGACCGACCGTCGGGGAGATTTGGCACGACGCATGGCCATTTTTGCCGCGATGGTTGATCGCATGGACCGGAATATTGGTCGTGTGCTTACCAGCCTGCGTCAAAACAACGAACTGGAAAACACGCTGATTATTTTCACTTCCGATAACGGCGCCTGTGCCGAGTGGGACCCGCATGGCTTCGACATCCGGTCCAGCCGGAATAATACATTGTACTGGGGAGATCAGCTCGACAAGATGGGAGGCCCGGACACACATCACAGCGTGGGATCGGGTTGGGCGAATGCATCGAATACTCCCTGGAGACTCTATAAACACTATAACCACGAAGGCGGGATTGCTTCGCCGGGCATTATTCACTGGCCCCGTCAGGTAAAACAAACGGGGACGCTTGTCTCAACACCCGCGCACATTATCGATATCGTGCCTACACTACTGGAGGTCTCAGAAGTCAGCTATCCCAAAAAATGGGACGGCCAGTCCACGCTGCCGCTACCTGGTAAGAGCCTGATCCCTCAAATCAATGGCAAGCAACAGACAGAACGCACCCTCTATTTTGAGCATCAGGGAAACCGGGCCATTCGCGAAGGACGCTGGAAACTTTCCGCGCTTCGTGGAGGCGACTGGGAACTTTATGATCTCTCACAAGACCGCACTGAGTTGAATGACCTGGCAGAGCAGCGACCCGAGCTCGTGAATCAACTGGCGCAGAAGTGGAATGTCTGGGCGAAAGAAAATTTTGTGCTCCCCTTCCCTAAAGATTACCGCATCGATTATCTGGCGCCACTCAAAGAGTAA
- a CDS encoding N-carbamoyl-D-amino-acid hydrolase, with amino-acid sequence MSRSIMIAVAQMGPISLNQTRQEVVERLIGLLREAARQDCELVLFPECCLTPFFPHWFIEDQREIDQYFEREMPSPVTKPLFEEARKLKIGFCLGFAEIVENRGETRRYNSSLLVERDGQIVGKHRKIHLPGHVEHRPQNPFQNLEKRYFDVGNLGFQVWNAFGGVVGMCICNDRRWAETYRVLGLQGVELVLLGYNTPMQIPEYPDLNPLVGFHNQLSMQAGAYQNGTWVLGAAKAGIEEGVEQLGESCIIAPSGEIRAVAKTNGDELIVHHCDLDETIPYKGLLNLEVNRQVKYYQLITQEPELDCDSVL; translated from the coding sequence ATGAGTAGATCGATCATGATTGCGGTCGCCCAAATGGGACCGATTTCTCTGAATCAAACAAGACAGGAAGTCGTCGAACGATTAATCGGACTGCTGCGTGAGGCTGCCCGTCAGGATTGTGAGCTGGTCCTATTTCCTGAATGCTGTCTTACTCCGTTTTTTCCACACTGGTTCATTGAAGATCAACGCGAGATTGACCAGTATTTCGAACGCGAAATGCCGAGCCCTGTCACAAAGCCATTGTTTGAGGAAGCGCGGAAACTCAAAATCGGCTTCTGTCTTGGCTTCGCAGAAATCGTTGAAAACCGGGGAGAAACCCGCCGCTATAATTCCTCACTCCTGGTGGAACGCGATGGTCAAATTGTTGGCAAGCACCGAAAGATTCATCTGCCAGGTCACGTTGAACACCGACCACAGAATCCATTTCAGAATCTGGAAAAACGCTACTTTGATGTCGGCAATCTTGGTTTTCAAGTCTGGAATGCTTTTGGTGGTGTCGTCGGTATGTGTATTTGCAATGACCGCCGTTGGGCAGAAACGTATCGAGTGCTCGGACTGCAAGGCGTGGAACTCGTATTACTCGGCTACAATACGCCCATGCAGATTCCGGAATATCCCGACCTCAACCCGTTGGTCGGCTTTCATAATCAGCTCAGCATGCAGGCCGGCGCTTACCAGAACGGAACCTGGGTTTTGGGAGCGGCCAAAGCCGGCATTGAAGAGGGAGTCGAACAACTGGGAGAGAGTTGCATCATTGCGCCTTCGGGCGAAATTCGCGCCGTCGCAAAAACGAACGGCGATGAATTGATCGTCCATCACTGCGATCTGGATGAAACGATCCCCTATAAAGGGCTTCTCAATTTAGAGGTCAATCGCCAGGTCAAATATTACCAGTTGATCACACAAGAGCCGGAACTTGATTGTGACTCTGTCCTTTAG
- a CDS encoding PDZ domain-containing protein — MKLQKSISSKGLLCLLTLFLVVNYESQAQEGSVNNKTTSTARQKYAALMSEAHKARLNQHYSKYYKATLGIVGTDASGPLAAHLTNGAPDWWTGVGTDINGNPGYGVVIMHVAPGSPADNAGLMKYDIILSFGKHRLASVRQLNALLAKAQPGQDVKLSVIQVGENGAVSTVDVKLGWSERINAPATGNPSRAFTPHYPSASNFGNDDEYLVNPKAPLKYQYAAPYEYAPKLDPSTPMDFGSSLNN, encoded by the coding sequence ATGAAATTGCAGAAGTCTATATCGAGCAAGGGCTTGCTTTGTCTTCTCACACTCTTTTTGGTCGTGAATTATGAATCACAGGCTCAAGAAGGGTCCGTCAACAATAAAACCACTTCAACGGCCCGTCAGAAGTATGCTGCCTTGATGAGCGAAGCACATAAAGCGCGCTTAAATCAGCACTATTCGAAGTATTACAAGGCAACTTTAGGCATCGTTGGAACCGATGCTTCCGGACCTTTGGCGGCTCATTTGACGAATGGTGCTCCCGACTGGTGGACCGGAGTCGGAACAGACATCAATGGCAATCCCGGATACGGCGTTGTCATTATGCACGTGGCACCAGGGTCTCCTGCAGATAATGCAGGGTTGATGAAATACGACATCATCCTCTCGTTTGGAAAACATCGTCTGGCTTCAGTACGTCAGTTAAACGCACTGCTCGCGAAAGCGCAACCAGGTCAGGATGTGAAATTGTCCGTTATCCAGGTCGGTGAGAATGGTGCTGTCAGTACCGTCGATGTCAAGTTGGGTTGGTCAGAACGGATCAATGCACCTGCTACGGGGAACCCCTCGCGAGCTTTTACGCCTCACTATCCTTCAGCGTCCAATTTTGGAAACGATGATGAATATCTCGTCAATCCCAAAGCACCATTGAAATATCAGTATGCGGCTCCCTATGAGTACGCTCCCAAGCTGGATCCGTCTACTCCGATGGATTTCGGCTCAAGCCTGAATAACTAA
- a CDS encoding YqcC family protein gives MSGNTRSEKDKQVLAKLAEIEAEMKRIEFWTDDPVKSEVTNFMDAPSFEWWLQCVFLPNARKAARKGEYPEKSQVGLLALRQYDYHTYVEEAQQLLMLLNQFDQLVENS, from the coding sequence ATGTCCGGGAATACAAGGTCGGAAAAAGACAAACAGGTATTGGCAAAACTAGCTGAAATCGAAGCAGAAATGAAGCGAATCGAGTTTTGGACCGACGATCCAGTGAAATCGGAAGTGACCAATTTCATGGACGCGCCCTCTTTTGAGTGGTGGCTCCAGTGTGTGTTCTTACCCAATGCCCGCAAAGCAGCCAGAAAAGGCGAGTATCCTGAGAAGAGTCAGGTAGGGCTCTTGGCGTTGAGGCAGTATGATTATCATACTTATGTAGAAGAGGCGCAGCAATTACTGATGTTATTGAATCAATTCGATCAATTAGTCGAGAACTCGTAG
- a CDS encoding ATP-dependent zinc protease family protein, whose amino-acid sequence MTRSSKSVHKRKAELSVIGWREWVKLPDLGIHTIKAKVDTGARSSSLHAYDLHKFERDAEEWIRFKVHPVQRKTHEVIETEARVFEYRSVRSSSGKASMRPVIITNVELLGIVWEVELTLANRDEMGFRMLLGREAFRQRFFVDAGVSYYGGKPLRVKRSKQK is encoded by the coding sequence GTGACGAGATCATCAAAAAGTGTCCACAAACGAAAAGCTGAGTTATCTGTTATTGGCTGGCGTGAATGGGTAAAACTCCCTGATTTGGGCATTCATACAATCAAAGCGAAAGTCGACACGGGAGCCCGGTCGTCGTCTCTGCATGCCTACGATTTGCATAAGTTCGAGCGAGATGCGGAAGAGTGGATTCGATTCAAGGTTCACCCTGTGCAGCGGAAAACGCATGAGGTCATTGAGACAGAGGCGCGCGTGTTCGAATATCGGTCTGTTCGCAGTTCCAGTGGTAAGGCCAGTATGAGACCGGTGATTATTACCAATGTTGAGCTGCTCGGCATCGTCTGGGAAGTGGAATTGACGCTCGCGAATCGTGACGAAATGGGCTTCAGAATGCTGTTAGGACGTGAAGCATTCCGGCAACGTTTTTTTGTTGATGCAGGAGTCTCCTACTACGGTGGTAAACCACTACGTGTAAAGCGGTCAAAGCAAAAGTAG
- a CDS encoding RimK family alpha-L-glutamate ligase — MKLAILSCSPKCYSTRRLFEAAEQRGFKVKVLNTLKFAIDLKQAEPDLYYNQKSLSDYDGVLPRIGASITYFGTAVVRQFEQMDVFCANSSAGISNSRDKLRSLQIFSRHQIGIPQTTFVRDKKDVLPAIERVGGAPVVIKLLEGTQGIGVLLAESVKSAEAIIEMLQSQKQNVLIQKFVAESKGRDIRAFVVGDRVVAAMRRVAQGQEFRSNVHRGGLTEPVVLDETYCKTAVRAAQIMGLRVAGVDMLEAKDGPQIMEVNSSPGLEGIEKCTQLDIAGAIVDYIAAQVDFPEIDLRQRLTVSRGYGVTEIYIPEGSDYVGKAINESGLRDKDINVLTLYRGTTVIPNPRSDRLLESNDRLLCFGKLEFMRDLIPAKTRRKRRPKVQGLPDLPVADEVHTGSTDS; from the coding sequence ATGAAACTGGCAATCCTCTCTTGCAGTCCCAAATGTTACAGCACGCGACGATTGTTCGAAGCGGCCGAACAGCGTGGCTTCAAGGTCAAGGTTCTGAATACCCTGAAGTTTGCGATCGACCTGAAACAAGCCGAGCCAGATCTTTACTACAACCAGAAATCCCTCTCTGATTATGATGGAGTGCTGCCTCGCATCGGTGCCTCGATTACCTACTTTGGTACCGCCGTTGTGCGGCAGTTCGAACAGATGGATGTGTTCTGTGCGAATTCGTCCGCCGGGATTTCCAATTCACGGGATAAACTTCGCAGCCTGCAAATCTTCAGTCGGCACCAGATCGGCATTCCGCAAACGACTTTTGTTCGTGACAAGAAGGATGTCTTACCCGCCATCGAACGTGTGGGGGGCGCTCCGGTTGTGATCAAACTGTTGGAAGGGACGCAAGGCATCGGCGTGCTGCTTGCTGAATCGGTGAAATCGGCAGAAGCAATTATCGAGATGCTGCAGAGCCAGAAGCAAAACGTTCTTATCCAGAAATTTGTCGCCGAAAGTAAAGGCCGTGATATCCGTGCGTTTGTGGTCGGAGACCGCGTCGTCGCTGCCATGCGTCGTGTGGCGCAGGGGCAGGAGTTCCGCAGCAATGTGCATCGAGGCGGTCTGACTGAACCGGTCGTACTTGATGAAACCTATTGCAAAACAGCCGTCCGAGCCGCTCAGATTATGGGGCTGCGGGTTGCGGGAGTCGATATGCTTGAGGCCAAAGACGGACCTCAAATTATGGAAGTCAATTCCTCACCAGGTCTGGAGGGGATCGAGAAATGTACTCAGCTCGATATCGCCGGCGCCATTGTCGATTATATTGCAGCGCAGGTGGATTTTCCGGAGATCGATCTGCGTCAGCGATTGACAGTCAGCCGTGGATATGGAGTCACGGAAATTTACATCCCCGAAGGCTCTGATTATGTCGGCAAAGCAATCAACGAGTCCGGGCTACGAGACAAAGATATCAATGTGTTGACGTTATATCGTGGGACAACCGTGATCCCTAATCCACGTTCTGATCGGCTGTTAGAATCGAATGATCGTCTGCTTTGTTTCGGAAAACTAGAATTTATGCGCGATTTGATTCCGGCGAAAACACGGCGCAAACGACGTCCGAAGGTGCAGGGGCTTCCCGACTTGCCTGTTGCAGACGAAGTTCATACTGGATCAACCGACTCATAA
- a CDS encoding succinylglutamate desuccinylase/aspartoacylase family protein, translating into MTKPRKRKPIDQWNGESIPAGESRDVKLAVSESYSSMTVKIPIHIRRAKEEGPVVFVTAALHGDEINGTGAIRELIQDDDFQLLRGSVILVPVLNILAFDRHSRYLPDRRDLNRSFPGSATGSLAGRMARIIFEEIVSRSDYGIDLHTASVRRTNYPNVRGDMTNPEVRRLAEAFGSEIIMNGKGPVGAFRREACSGGCPTIIMEGGEVWKVEPGIVESAARGVRNVLRDLKMLEGEPQSPDYQVVVDKSTWVRAERGGFLKFHVKPGDIIEKDQPLATNTTLLGRERSMLYSPFDAVVIGMTTLPAISPGEPICNLGMLPKGTKPSQIRRARKKEDGLEGQVVEELSTNLVVVEPTDGADIHHHKHKPNDPGHRDEAAAAE; encoded by the coding sequence ATGACAAAACCTCGCAAACGTAAGCCAATTGATCAATGGAATGGGGAATCAATTCCAGCTGGTGAGTCACGTGATGTCAAATTGGCTGTGAGCGAGAGCTATAGTAGTATGACGGTCAAGATTCCGATTCACATCCGTCGGGCAAAGGAAGAAGGTCCCGTTGTGTTCGTTACTGCAGCCCTGCACGGTGACGAAATTAACGGGACCGGAGCGATTCGTGAACTGATCCAGGACGATGACTTTCAACTGCTGAGAGGCTCAGTCATTCTGGTGCCGGTTCTGAATATCCTCGCCTTTGATCGGCACTCCCGTTATCTTCCCGATCGTCGTGATTTGAACCGTTCCTTTCCCGGATCAGCCACCGGGAGTCTTGCCGGTCGCATGGCAAGAATCATCTTTGAGGAAATTGTCTCGCGCTCTGATTACGGCATTGACCTGCATACCGCCTCGGTACGTCGCACCAATTATCCGAATGTTCGCGGTGATATGACGAATCCGGAAGTCCGACGGCTGGCGGAAGCCTTTGGGTCGGAAATCATTATGAATGGAAAAGGCCCCGTCGGTGCGTTTCGGCGTGAAGCATGTTCTGGCGGCTGTCCCACAATCATCATGGAAGGGGGAGAAGTCTGGAAGGTGGAACCGGGGATTGTGGAATCCGCGGCACGTGGTGTGCGGAATGTGCTTCGCGATCTGAAGATGCTGGAAGGTGAACCTCAAAGTCCCGATTATCAAGTCGTCGTTGACAAGTCGACCTGGGTCCGAGCAGAGCGGGGGGGCTTTCTCAAGTTTCATGTGAAGCCGGGAGACATTATCGAAAAAGATCAACCGCTTGCTACGAATACCACGTTGCTCGGCCGTGAACGCAGTATGCTCTATTCCCCCTTTGATGCGGTCGTGATTGGGATGACCACGCTGCCTGCCATCAGTCCCGGCGAGCCAATCTGTAATCTGGGCATGCTCCCCAAAGGGACCAAGCCATCTCAAATTCGCCGCGCTCGCAAGAAAGAAGACGGACTCGAAGGGCAAGTGGTGGAAGAACTCTCCACGAATCTGGTTGTTGTCGAACCGACGGATGGGGCTGATATTCATCACCACAAACATAAGCCAAACGACCCAGGTCATCGCGACGAAGCCGCTGCTGCCGAGTAA